The following proteins come from a genomic window of Populus nigra chromosome 6, ddPopNigr1.1, whole genome shotgun sequence:
- the LOC133696663 gene encoding uncharacterized protein LOC133696663: MAASASLLSLSSISFGENCFKIISGQVTTKLSIVTHKKQPLLKSKPSFLAFHRLDGLRFLSSSTSTRASSNGFFDTTQDKEILPSFEPKPAKFLFWVAFWASLSLVWFAASGDANAAVDSIKASGFGLKIATAFRKLGWPDEAVVFALATLPVLELRGAIPVGYWMQLKPIMLTILSVVGNMVPVPFIILYMKPFASFLAGRNQSASRFLDMLFENAKEKSGPVKEFQWLGLMLFVAVPFPGTGAWTGAIIASILDMPFWSAVSANFCGVVLAGLLVNLLVNLGLKYATITGIILFFISTFMWSILRHISKSSSL; this comes from the exons ATGGCAGCTTCTGCGTCACTATTATCACTGTCTTCAATATCTTTTGGAGAAAATTGTTTCAAAATCATATCTGGCCAAGTGACGACAAAGCTCTCCATTGTTACTCACAAGAAACAACCCCTTCTCAAGTCAAAGCCATCATTCTTAGCATTTCATCGTTTGGATGGTCTTCGTTTTCTTTCATCATCTACTTCAACTAGAGCTTCTTCAAATGGGTTTTTCGATACAACCCAAGACAAAGAGATTTTGCCGTCCTTTGAGCCAAAGCCTGCTAAATTTCTCTTTTGGGTCGCGTTTTGGGCGTCTCTTTCTCTTGTTTGGTTTGCAGCTTCTGGCGATGCTAATGCAGCTGTCGATTCCATCAAAGCGTCCGGCTTTGGTCTAAAGATTGCAACTGCGTTTCGTAAACTTGGCTGGCCTGATGAAGCTGTGGTCTTTGCTCTTGCTACACTTCCCGTGCTTGAGCTCCGGGGGGCTATTCCTGTTGGTTATTGGATGCAACTCAAGCCTATAATGCTCACTATCTTATCTGTTGttgg AAACATGGTTCCTGTGCCTTTCATCATACTTTACATGAAGCCATTTGCTTCTTTCCTTGCTGGAAGGAACCAGTCAGCATCTCGGTTCCTTGACATGCTATTTGAGAATGCCAAAGAGAAATCTGGTCCTGTGAAAGAGTTTCAATGGCTTGGCCTAATGCTTTTCGTGGCTGTTCCTTTCCCTGGAACAGGAGCATGGACTGGAGCCATCATAGCTTCGATTCTTGATATGCCGTTCTGGTCAGCTGTATCGGCAAATTTCTGCGGTGTTGTGTTGGCTGGCCTCCTGGTAAACTTGTTGGTGAACCTAGGTCTCAAGTATGCAACTATTACTGGTATCATCCTCTTCTTTATATCAACTTTTATGTGGAGTATCCTCCGACATATTAGCAAGTCTTCGAGCTTGTAA